In Amycolatopsis jiangsuensis, the following proteins share a genomic window:
- a CDS encoding BTAD domain-containing putative transcriptional regulator, whose translation MEFSLLGPLEVTSRGRRVPLGGVKQRLTLALLLLRHNSLISVNQLLDALWPDEAPVSARKMLHNAVSGLRKMLATDESPEPPLLLTRSPGYLLRIQPHDIDLVRFHQVAVQGHAALAGGCWEQASELLTEATGMWRGAALSDLADQALDWPELGTVGNARLTALEDRMEADFHLGRYREILTELEVLVEQEPLRERLCGLLMRVLYQRGRQADALTVYSRTRGALVEQLGLDPSPELQQLEHAILTQDSSLDQVPDPVVAGPRSPEAPAAGADPAENQPAERVHIPLEEVKRISTVVIAAGPAPGLSAVPRQLAAVRDYLDDLVRAEARARRARVATADGDGAPLLGRAHEVWQGITGLSPAPVWLVTAGAEARGEAEPWQALQLAHAINGRLTAEPRCHTADGQQLPFEVRVVVATGPAVVRHGGPAASWPQPSDELVELCLRLLADDAAGPVRVCPTTTEAVCLLNRPDHLPFVGREHELAALDAALEGACTLRQPHLLTLFGEAGSGRTRLLDEWRRRSPRAGGKSATVLVGRTPSAISAGSRVTALAELVRAAAGIGPADAMPFATARLGDVVNGLVDERRAPWILSHLSVLLEADPGERAWTADTFDAWAQFFEALAARGPMVLVVENLQWSSDLVLDFVDHLLESSGGVSLLVVASARPDLLARRRSWGGGKLHSTSLSLRPLGDAETARVMWEAFKATRSPVDAAVPADPPETVVPLAGGLGGNPLFAIEYGKRLTGPDLTDPGCLPETVPYSVRSRLEVALDLLPAEARAVLYDVAIGGAEVTEAVVATLAAEDGHRTSGRWLRLLVNRGVLRCVRHPGETTSARYAFTNTRLREVALSRVPGPVRARKEQLIHATRMPRPGEGNAAVGFPIS comes from the coding sequence ATGGAGTTTTCACTGCTCGGGCCCCTCGAAGTCACTTCACGGGGACGGCGGGTACCGCTGGGCGGCGTCAAGCAGCGCCTCACTCTCGCGCTGCTCCTGCTGCGGCACAACTCGCTGATCTCGGTGAACCAGCTCCTGGACGCGCTGTGGCCGGACGAGGCCCCCGTTTCCGCGCGGAAGATGCTGCACAACGCGGTTTCCGGCCTCCGGAAGATGCTCGCCACCGACGAGAGCCCGGAGCCGCCGCTGCTGCTCACCCGCTCCCCCGGGTACCTGCTGCGCATCCAGCCGCACGACATCGACCTCGTCCGGTTTCACCAGGTGGCCGTGCAGGGGCACGCGGCTCTCGCCGGCGGCTGCTGGGAGCAGGCGTCCGAACTGCTCACCGAGGCGACGGGTATGTGGCGGGGCGCGGCCCTGTCCGACCTGGCCGACCAGGCACTGGACTGGCCCGAACTCGGCACCGTCGGCAACGCGCGGCTGACGGCTCTCGAAGACCGGATGGAGGCGGACTTCCACCTCGGACGGTATCGCGAAATCCTCACCGAGCTGGAAGTGCTCGTCGAGCAGGAGCCACTGCGGGAACGCCTGTGCGGGCTCCTCATGCGCGTGCTCTACCAGCGCGGCAGGCAGGCCGACGCGCTCACCGTCTACAGCCGCACCCGCGGTGCCCTGGTGGAACAGCTGGGCCTGGACCCGAGTCCCGAGCTGCAGCAGCTCGAACACGCGATCCTCACCCAGGACAGCTCGCTGGACCAGGTGCCGGACCCGGTCGTCGCCGGGCCGCGGTCTCCCGAGGCGCCGGCGGCCGGTGCGGACCCGGCGGAGAACCAGCCGGCCGAGCGCGTACACATCCCGCTCGAGGAGGTCAAGCGCATCAGCACGGTGGTGATCGCCGCGGGTCCCGCGCCCGGGCTGTCCGCGGTGCCGCGGCAACTGGCCGCCGTCCGCGACTACCTCGACGACCTCGTCCGGGCCGAAGCCCGCGCACGCCGGGCCCGCGTGGCGACGGCGGACGGCGACGGCGCACCACTTCTCGGTCGCGCACACGAGGTGTGGCAGGGCATCACCGGACTGTCCCCGGCACCGGTGTGGCTGGTCACCGCCGGGGCCGAGGCGCGAGGCGAGGCCGAACCCTGGCAGGCGCTGCAGCTGGCCCACGCCATCAACGGCCGGCTGACCGCCGAGCCGCGGTGTCACACCGCGGACGGGCAGCAGCTGCCGTTCGAGGTACGGGTCGTCGTGGCCACCGGCCCGGCCGTGGTGCGGCACGGCGGACCGGCCGCGTCCTGGCCGCAGCCGTCGGACGAGCTGGTCGAGCTCTGCCTGCGACTGCTGGCCGACGACGCCGCGGGCCCGGTGCGGGTCTGCCCGACCACCACCGAAGCGGTGTGCCTGCTCAACCGGCCGGACCACCTTCCCTTCGTCGGACGCGAGCACGAGCTCGCCGCACTCGACGCCGCGTTGGAGGGCGCCTGCACGCTCCGGCAGCCGCATCTGCTGACCCTGTTCGGCGAAGCCGGTTCGGGCCGCACGCGCCTGCTCGACGAGTGGCGCAGGCGCTCACCGCGGGCGGGTGGGAAGAGCGCCACGGTCCTGGTCGGCCGCACCCCCTCGGCCATCAGCGCGGGCAGCCGGGTGACCGCGCTGGCCGAACTGGTGCGCGCCGCGGCGGGCATCGGTCCCGCCGACGCGATGCCCTTCGCGACCGCCCGGCTCGGCGACGTGGTGAACGGCCTCGTCGACGAACGCCGGGCGCCGTGGATCCTGTCCCATCTGAGCGTCCTGCTGGAGGCCGATCCCGGGGAACGGGCGTGGACCGCGGACACCTTCGACGCGTGGGCGCAGTTCTTCGAGGCGCTCGCGGCGCGCGGGCCGATGGTGCTGGTGGTGGAGAACCTGCAGTGGAGCAGCGACCTCGTCCTGGATTTCGTCGACCACCTCCTGGAAAGCTCGGGTGGTGTGTCGCTGCTCGTGGTCGCGAGCGCCCGGCCGGATCTGCTCGCGCGGCGGCGGTCCTGGGGCGGGGGGAAGTTGCACAGCACGTCGCTCAGCCTGCGGCCCCTCGGCGATGCCGAGACCGCGCGCGTCATGTGGGAGGCTTTCAAGGCCACTCGCTCCCCGGTCGACGCGGCGGTACCCGCGGACCCTCCCGAAACCGTGGTCCCGCTCGCCGGCGGACTCGGCGGGAACCCGTTGTTCGCGATCGAATACGGCAAACGGCTGACCGGCCCGGACCTGACGGATCCGGGATGCCTGCCGGAGACCGTCCCCTACTCCGTGCGGTCACGGCTCGAAGTCGCGCTCGACCTGCTTCCCGCCGAGGCACGGGCCGTGCTCTACGACGTGGCCATCGGCGGTGCCGAGGTCACCGAAGCCGTCGTCGCCACCCTGGCGGCCGAGGACGGGCACCGCACCAGCGGCCGGTGGCTGCGCCTGCTCGTCAACCGGGGCGTGCTGCGCTGTGTCCGGCATCCGGGCGAGACCACCTCGGCGCGGTACGCGTTCACCAACACCCGGCTCCGCGAGGTCGCCCTGTCGCGCGTACCGGGGCCGGTGCGAGCACGCAAGGAACAGCTGATCCACGCGACGCGCATGCCGCGGCCCGGTGAGGGGAACGCCGCGGTCGGCTTCCCGATCAGCTGA
- a CDS encoding NmrA family NAD(P)-binding protein produces the protein MNQAARTGETLVVGGTGKTGRRVMERLERAGVAARSASRRSEPLFSWDDSTTWPDVLRGVDRLYAVYPGLGADEEQEVVSEFIRVAAAAGVRRFVLLNIWPSDSAVGSALRESGMEWTTVTPSWFNQNFSDDYIQKFREEIRSGVMATSYGDSAFAFIDAGDIADVAVAALLDDGHVGEEYYLNGPRALTFAQAAKEIGKALGRRIEYTELTVPQYAERMVTLGLDKEVAATMAESADLVEEPSGDVERVLGRAPKDFTEYAREAAAAGVWG, from the coding sequence ATGAATCAGGCAGCGCGGACCGGTGAGACCCTCGTGGTGGGAGGGACCGGCAAGACTGGCCGACGGGTGATGGAACGACTGGAGCGGGCAGGCGTCGCCGCCCGTAGCGCCTCGCGTCGCTCGGAGCCGCTCTTCTCGTGGGACGACTCGACCACTTGGCCCGATGTTCTTCGGGGAGTCGATCGGCTCTACGCGGTGTACCCGGGACTGGGCGCGGACGAGGAACAGGAGGTCGTCAGTGAGTTCATTCGAGTCGCGGCCGCCGCGGGCGTGCGGCGATTCGTGCTGCTCAACATCTGGCCATCCGATTCCGCCGTCGGAAGCGCGCTGCGAGAGTCCGGGATGGAGTGGACGACCGTCACTCCAAGCTGGTTTAACCAGAACTTCAGCGATGACTACATCCAGAAGTTCCGCGAGGAGATCCGGAGCGGTGTCATGGCGACCTCGTACGGTGATTCGGCGTTTGCCTTCATCGATGCCGGCGACATCGCCGACGTGGCTGTCGCCGCGCTGTTGGACGATGGCCATGTGGGCGAGGAGTACTACCTGAACGGGCCTCGCGCGCTGACGTTCGCGCAGGCGGCGAAAGAGATCGGGAAGGCGCTGGGGCGCCGGATCGAGTACACCGAGCTCACCGTGCCCCAGTATGCCGAGCGGATGGTGACTTTGGGGCTGGATAAGGAGGTTGCCGCCACCATGGCCGAATCCGCAGACCTGGTCGAGGAGCCGTCAGGCGATGTGGAACGGGTACTTGGCCGGGCGCCGAAGGACTTCACGGAATACGCGCGCGAGGCAGCTGCCGCAGGTGTCTGGGGCTGA
- a CDS encoding TetR/AcrR family transcriptional regulator has translation MHDTAVETRRERLRRSTTAEIKEIALRLLVEGGPSALTLRAVARQIGMAPNALYGYFASRDDLVVALRDDQYAALAQAARDGRDVAAAQGVDGRLRAWAHAVREWALENPTGWHLIFDGPTGGHRSAPCPTPPDGDFDMCMPLLEFAEATLPHSQLIAASTAYRWSDFDDALTERVRAALPDLPPEGIALGLRIWARLHGLVAFELDGRLRAPSTVAAAIYDDEITYLLRSAAADEMDNPPEDRSEER, from the coding sequence GTGCACGACACGGCCGTGGAGACCAGACGGGAGAGGCTGCGTCGGAGCACGACGGCGGAGATCAAGGAGATCGCTCTGCGTCTCCTCGTCGAAGGAGGTCCGTCGGCGCTGACGCTCCGTGCGGTCGCGCGTCAGATCGGCATGGCTCCCAACGCCCTGTACGGGTACTTCGCCTCCCGTGACGACCTGGTCGTCGCCCTCCGGGATGATCAGTACGCGGCTCTCGCGCAGGCCGCCCGCGACGGCCGGGACGTCGCCGCAGCACAGGGTGTCGATGGCCGGCTGCGCGCCTGGGCGCACGCGGTGCGCGAGTGGGCGCTGGAGAACCCGACCGGCTGGCACCTGATCTTTGACGGTCCGACCGGCGGTCACCGCTCGGCACCGTGCCCCACCCCTCCGGATGGGGACTTCGACATGTGCATGCCGCTGCTCGAGTTCGCGGAGGCCACCCTGCCGCATTCCCAGCTCATTGCCGCCTCGACCGCGTACCGGTGGTCCGACTTCGACGACGCGCTGACCGAGCGCGTGCGGGCCGCGCTGCCCGATCTGCCCCCGGAGGGCATCGCCTTGGGACTCCGGATCTGGGCGCGACTGCACGGTCTGGTCGCCTTCGAACTCGACGGACGCCTCCGGGCACCCTCGACCGTCGCCGCGGCCATTTATGACGACGAGATCACATACCTCCTGCGGTCCGCCGCAGCCGATGAGATGGACAATCCGCCCGAGGATCGATCCGAGGAGCGCTAG
- a CDS encoding epoxide hydrolase family protein, protein MSAEPFQVRVAESEVADLRERLRRTRWPEAETVRDWSQGVPLEYARELCRGWAEDYDFGFAARLNAFPQFRDTVDGLGIHFLHVRSPEPDAFPLVITHGWPGSVLEFLDVLGPLTDPRAHGGDPADAFHVVAPSLPGYGWSDKPAEAGWGVGRIARAWDRLMVSLGYERYGAQGGDWGSAVTGAIGEVAPERVAGVHVNMASVQSALFEDATPEELAAAEAAKEFARTGRGYSGQQSTRPQTLGYGLTDSPAGQAAWIAEKFWAWTDNNGHPEDALSRQQILDAISVYWFTASATSSARLYWESFGAFRSSTVSAPSGISLYPREISRPSRREAEQRYTDLRWYEQMPRGGHFAAMEQPESLVAQIRGFFRLVR, encoded by the coding sequence GTGAGTGCGGAGCCGTTCCAGGTCAGGGTTGCCGAGTCCGAGGTCGCGGATCTTCGGGAGCGGTTGCGGCGGACCCGGTGGCCGGAGGCGGAGACGGTGCGGGACTGGTCGCAGGGGGTTCCGCTGGAGTACGCGCGGGAGCTGTGCCGCGGCTGGGCCGAGGACTACGACTTCGGGTTCGCGGCGCGGCTCAACGCCTTCCCGCAGTTCCGCGACACTGTCGACGGGCTCGGGATCCACTTTCTGCACGTCCGCTCGCCCGAGCCGGACGCGTTCCCGCTGGTGATCACGCACGGCTGGCCCGGTTCGGTGCTGGAGTTCCTCGACGTGCTCGGGCCGCTCACCGATCCGCGGGCGCATGGCGGGGACCCGGCCGACGCGTTCCACGTCGTCGCGCCCTCGCTGCCCGGCTACGGCTGGAGTGACAAGCCCGCCGAGGCCGGCTGGGGAGTGGGCCGCATCGCGCGGGCCTGGGACCGGCTGATGGTCTCGCTCGGCTACGAGCGTTACGGCGCCCAGGGTGGCGACTGGGGTTCGGCGGTCACCGGCGCGATCGGCGAGGTCGCGCCGGAGCGGGTGGCCGGCGTGCACGTCAACATGGCTTCGGTGCAGTCGGCGCTCTTCGAGGATGCGACGCCGGAGGAGCTCGCCGCGGCGGAAGCGGCGAAGGAGTTCGCCCGCACCGGACGCGGCTACTCGGGCCAGCAGTCCACCCGGCCGCAGACGCTCGGCTACGGCCTCACCGACTCTCCCGCGGGCCAGGCGGCCTGGATCGCGGAGAAGTTCTGGGCCTGGACGGACAACAACGGGCATCCGGAGGACGCGCTGTCCCGGCAGCAGATCCTCGACGCGATTTCGGTGTACTGGTTCACCGCTTCGGCGACGTCGTCGGCCCGGCTGTACTGGGAGAGCTTCGGCGCCTTCCGCAGCAGCACTGTGTCCGCGCCGTCCGGAATTTCCTTGTATCCGCGGGAGATCAGCCGCCCTTCGCGGCGCGAGGCCGAACAGCGCTACACCGACCTGCGCTGGTACGAGCAGATGCCGCGCGGCGGGCACTTCGCGGCCATGGAACAGCCGGAGTCGCTGGTGGCGCAGATCCGCGGCTTCTTCCGGCTCGTGCGCTGA
- a CDS encoding cation diffusion facilitator family transporter codes for MGHGHGHGHAAAPASASGRYVRALLVALLVGAGFMVLEFVVGFTTGSLALVSDAAHMFTDVLGVGMALTAIILARRSGPTFSRTFGMYRAEVLAALANAVLLFGVAGYVVVEAIGRITDPPEVPGLPVLLAAAAGLAANVVSFAVLRSGARESLNVRGAYLEVLSDLIGSFGVLVSGAVTLTTGWRYADPIIGVAIGLFVLPRTWTLARRALRILFQHAPAGVDVSEISTELAALPGVSDVHDLHVWTLTSGMEVASAHLTVTGEDEQTAVLTRAQDLLATRYSINHATLQVEAPQCARRCAELSW; via the coding sequence ATGGGACACGGCCACGGTCACGGCCATGCCGCCGCTCCGGCGAGCGCCTCCGGACGGTACGTCCGGGCACTGCTGGTCGCCCTCCTGGTCGGTGCGGGCTTCATGGTGCTGGAGTTCGTGGTGGGGTTCACCACCGGCTCGCTGGCCCTGGTGTCCGACGCGGCGCACATGTTCACCGACGTGCTCGGCGTCGGGATGGCGCTCACCGCGATCATCCTCGCGCGCCGCAGCGGCCCGACGTTCAGCCGCACGTTCGGCATGTACCGCGCCGAGGTGCTCGCCGCGCTGGCCAATGCCGTCCTGCTGTTCGGGGTCGCCGGCTACGTGGTGGTGGAGGCGATCGGCCGGATCACCGACCCGCCGGAGGTGCCAGGGCTGCCGGTGCTGCTCGCGGCGGCGGCCGGGCTGGCCGCGAACGTCGTGTCGTTCGCCGTGCTCCGCTCCGGCGCGCGGGAGAGCCTGAACGTCCGGGGCGCCTACCTCGAAGTGCTTTCCGACCTGATCGGTTCGTTCGGGGTGCTGGTGAGCGGTGCGGTCACGCTGACGACGGGCTGGCGGTACGCGGACCCGATCATCGGTGTCGCGATCGGGCTGTTCGTGCTGCCGCGCACGTGGACGCTCGCGCGTCGCGCGCTGCGGATCCTGTTCCAGCACGCGCCTGCCGGCGTCGACGTGTCCGAGATCAGCACGGAGCTGGCCGCGCTGCCGGGGGTCTCCGACGTGCACGACCTGCACGTCTGGACCCTGACCTCCGGGATGGAGGTGGCCTCGGCGCATCTGACGGTGACGGGGGAGGACGAGCAGACCGCGGTGCTCACCAGGGCGCAGGACCTGCTGGCCACGCGGTACTCGATCAACCACGCCACGTTGCAGGTCGAAGCTCCGCAGTGCGCCCGCCGGTGCGCCGAGCTGTCCTGGTAG
- a CDS encoding flavin reductase family protein, whose product MRKDFDPAEIAPSAFYRLLTAGVVPRPIAWVSSTSESGVDNLAPHSFFTVASAAPAVLQFTSVGRKDTLRNVEATGQFVVNLASEELFEQVNDTGTDFPPELSEFDEAGLTREPSLRVRPPRVAESPVSFECELHSTVGFGASTVVFGRVVHLAVAEDVLDGDHPLIDRLRPLARLGRDEWSTLGDVRRISRNRYADRAR is encoded by the coding sequence ATGCGCAAGGACTTCGACCCCGCGGAGATCGCCCCGTCCGCCTTCTACCGGCTGCTGACCGCAGGCGTCGTACCGCGTCCGATCGCCTGGGTGTCCAGCACGTCCGAGTCCGGCGTGGACAATCTGGCGCCGCACTCGTTCTTCACGGTCGCCTCGGCCGCGCCCGCGGTACTGCAGTTCACCTCGGTGGGACGCAAGGACACCCTGCGCAACGTCGAGGCGACCGGCCAGTTCGTGGTCAACCTGGCGTCCGAGGAACTGTTCGAGCAGGTCAACGACACCGGGACGGATTTCCCGCCGGAGCTCAGCGAGTTCGACGAGGCCGGGCTCACCCGGGAGCCGAGCCTGCGGGTACGTCCGCCGCGGGTCGCCGAGTCACCGGTGTCGTTCGAATGCGAACTGCACAGCACCGTCGGGTTCGGCGCCTCCACGGTGGTGTTCGGCCGGGTCGTGCATCTGGCGGTGGCCGAAGACGTCCTCGACGGCGACCACCCGCTGATCGACCGGCTGCGTCCGCTCGCCCGCCTCGGCCGCGACGAATGGTCCACCCTCGGCGACGTCCGCAGGATCTCCCGCAACCGCTACGCCGACCGCGCCCGCTGA
- a CDS encoding DUF305 domain-containing protein — protein sequence MTSTEPDPAEPAERPAWSRWVIIGGTLVAVLLVGFAIGLLAARLSGGEETAASPGTGSVEVGFAQDMSVHHLQAVTMANWARDHTDDPEIRQLAFDIASTQTDQVGRMKGWLMLWDQPEQSTGPLMSWMSAPGGHGGMQMSGGTQAASGAVMPGMATDAELAKLRTLSGKSLDVFFLQLMLRHHQGGVPMAEYAQQHTNLPAVKALCRSILTSQGAEMEQMKQMLQARGAQPLPAA from the coding sequence ATGACGAGCACCGAACCGGACCCTGCCGAACCGGCAGAACGGCCGGCCTGGTCGCGCTGGGTGATCATCGGCGGAACGCTGGTGGCGGTGCTGCTGGTCGGCTTCGCGATCGGCCTGCTCGCCGCGCGGCTGTCCGGCGGGGAGGAAACCGCGGCGAGCCCGGGCACCGGTTCGGTCGAGGTCGGGTTCGCGCAGGACATGTCGGTGCACCACCTGCAGGCGGTCACCATGGCCAACTGGGCGCGCGACCACACCGACGACCCGGAGATCCGGCAGCTCGCGTTCGACATCGCGAGCACGCAGACCGACCAGGTCGGCCGGATGAAGGGCTGGCTCATGCTGTGGGACCAGCCGGAGCAGTCCACCGGACCGCTGATGTCCTGGATGAGCGCGCCGGGCGGACACGGCGGCATGCAGATGTCCGGCGGTACGCAGGCCGCCTCCGGCGCCGTGATGCCCGGGATGGCCACCGACGCCGAGCTGGCGAAGCTGCGGACGCTGAGCGGGAAGTCGCTCGACGTGTTCTTCCTGCAGCTGATGCTCCGCCATCACCAGGGAGGGGTGCCGATGGCCGAATACGCCCAGCAGCACACGAATCTCCCCGCGGTGAAGGCACTGTGCCGGAGCATCCTGACCTCGCAGGGCGCGGAGATGGAGCAGATGAAGCAGATGCTCCAGGCCCGGGGCGCGCAGCCGCTGCCCGCCGCCTGA
- a CDS encoding DUF3105 domain-containing protein: MANGTTRKKGASGKGAVKAARGRSVVTQKHTPWGTIIGVVVVVCLLAGVVTYYLVKSAPQREQKSRDEAAAAFAPSASNPDPSKKIPGVVTKQYAGSVHILPTERVAYDQSPPFGGPHDGYWASCTGVVYPTAVRNENMVHALEHGTVWIAYNPDQVKGDELAQLSARVKGKPYTMMSPYPGLDKPISLQSWGHQLKLDKADDPRIDQFIAALRTNPNGVYPEIGASCDALGPGQFDPANPPPFDPSKPGPDAKPMDYKGSTGAANEQTGMPGGQ; this comes from the coding sequence ATGGCGAACGGGACAACCAGGAAGAAGGGCGCCTCCGGCAAGGGGGCGGTGAAAGCGGCCCGCGGCCGTTCCGTCGTCACCCAGAAGCACACGCCCTGGGGCACCATCATCGGCGTGGTCGTGGTGGTCTGCCTCCTGGCCGGCGTCGTCACCTACTACCTGGTGAAGTCGGCACCGCAGCGGGAGCAGAAGTCGCGGGACGAGGCGGCCGCCGCGTTCGCGCCGTCGGCGAGCAATCCGGACCCGTCCAAGAAGATCCCGGGCGTGGTCACCAAGCAGTACGCCGGTTCGGTGCACATCCTGCCCACCGAGCGGGTGGCCTACGACCAGAGTCCGCCCTTCGGCGGACCGCACGACGGTTACTGGGCCTCGTGCACCGGCGTGGTGTACCCGACCGCGGTGCGCAACGAGAACATGGTGCACGCGCTCGAGCACGGCACGGTGTGGATCGCCTACAACCCGGACCAGGTCAAGGGCGACGAGCTGGCCCAGCTCTCGGCCAGGGTCAAGGGCAAGCCCTACACGATGATGTCGCCCTATCCCGGTCTGGACAAGCCGATCTCCCTGCAGTCCTGGGGGCACCAGCTGAAGCTGGACAAGGCCGACGACCCGCGCATCGACCAGTTCATCGCCGCGCTCCGGACGAACCCGAACGGCGTGTACCCGGAGATCGGCGCGTCCTGCGACGCGCTCGGCCCCGGCCAGTTCGACCCGGCCAACCCGCCGCCGTTCGACCCGAGCAAGCCGGGCCCGGACGCGAAACCGATGGACTACAAGGGCAGCACCGGGGCCGCCAACGAGCAGACCGGTATGCCGGGCGGGCAGTGA
- the argS gene encoding arginine--tRNA ligase, producing MTPAALAALVRSSAVQVLTARGADEAVLPDQVTIERPRNPEHGDYATNLALQVAKKAGLQPREFAEALAEVVAGADGVAAAEVAGPGFLNFRLAADAQGEVVRQVHAAGEAYGRGDALAGRRINLEFVSANPTGPIHLGGTRWAAVGDALGRVLAAQGADVTREYYFNDAGAQIDRFVRSLVAAAKGEPAPEDGYAGAYITDIAAEVLKAEPSALSLAEDKRHETFRRVGIELMFSQIKQSLHEFGTDFDVYFHENSLHESGAVDAAVAQLKDSGNLYFADGAWWLRSSEYGDDKDRVVLKKDGDPAYIAGDLAYFKDKRNRGFDLCIYMLGADHHGYIARLKAAAAAFGDDPGTVEVLIGQMVNLVSEGRPVRMSKRAGTVITIEDLVEAVGVDPARYELIRYSVDSTLDVDLDLLRKHSNDNPVYYVQYAHARLSSLQRGAAELGITSTVSDATVDFGLLTLPAEGDLIRTLGEFPAVTRRAAEMREPHRVARYLEELAGAYHKFYTVGRVLPQGDEEATPLTYARLALCEAVRQVLANGLSLLGVSAPERM from the coding sequence GTGACTCCCGCCGCTCTCGCCGCTCTCGTCCGCAGCTCCGCCGTGCAGGTCCTCACCGCACGGGGTGCCGACGAAGCCGTGCTCCCGGACCAGGTGACCATCGAACGGCCGCGCAATCCGGAACACGGCGACTACGCGACCAACCTGGCGCTGCAGGTGGCGAAGAAGGCCGGGCTGCAGCCGCGGGAGTTCGCCGAGGCGCTGGCCGAGGTCGTCGCCGGGGCGGACGGCGTGGCCGCGGCCGAGGTGGCCGGCCCCGGCTTCCTGAACTTCCGGCTGGCCGCGGACGCCCAGGGCGAGGTCGTGCGCCAGGTGCACGCCGCGGGCGAGGCCTACGGCCGCGGCGACGCGCTCGCCGGACGCCGGATCAACCTGGAGTTCGTCTCCGCCAACCCGACCGGCCCGATCCACCTCGGCGGCACCCGCTGGGCCGCGGTCGGCGACGCGCTCGGCCGGGTGCTCGCCGCGCAGGGCGCCGACGTCACCCGCGAGTATTACTTCAACGACGCGGGCGCGCAGATCGACCGGTTCGTGCGGTCGCTGGTCGCCGCCGCGAAGGGGGAACCCGCTCCGGAGGACGGCTACGCCGGCGCGTACATCACCGACATCGCGGCCGAGGTGCTCAAGGCCGAGCCGAGTGCGCTGTCGCTGGCGGAGGACAAGCGGCACGAGACTTTCCGGCGGGTCGGCATCGAGCTGATGTTCAGCCAGATCAAGCAGAGCCTGCACGAGTTCGGCACCGATTTCGACGTGTACTTCCACGAGAACTCGCTGCACGAATCCGGTGCCGTGGACGCGGCGGTGGCCCAGCTCAAGGACTCCGGCAACCTCTACTTCGCCGACGGCGCCTGGTGGCTGCGTTCCAGCGAGTACGGCGACGACAAGGACCGCGTGGTCCTCAAGAAGGACGGCGACCCGGCCTACATCGCCGGCGATCTGGCCTACTTCAAGGACAAGCGCAACCGCGGGTTCGACCTGTGCATCTACATGCTCGGCGCGGACCACCACGGCTACATCGCGCGGCTCAAGGCGGCGGCCGCGGCGTTCGGCGACGACCCCGGCACCGTGGAGGTGCTGATCGGCCAGATGGTGAACCTGGTCAGCGAGGGCAGGCCGGTGCGGATGTCCAAGCGCGCGGGCACGGTGATCACGATCGAGGACCTCGTCGAGGCGGTCGGCGTGGACCCGGCGCGCTACGAGCTGATCCGCTACTCCGTCGACTCCACCCTGGACGTCGACCTCGACCTGCTGCGCAAGCACTCCAACGACAACCCGGTGTACTACGTGCAGTACGCGCACGCCCGGCTGTCGTCCTTGCAGCGCGGCGCGGCGGAACTCGGCATCACGTCCACAGTGTCCGATGCGACTGTCGACTTCGGACTGCTGACCCTGCCCGCCGAGGGCGACCTGATCCGCACCCTCGGGGAGTTCCCCGCGGTGACGCGCCGGGCCGCGGAGATGCGTGAACCGCATCGGGTGGCCCGCTACCTCGAAGAACTCGCCGGCGCCTACCACAAGTTCTACACCGTCGGCCGGGTCCTTCCGCAGGGCGACGAGGAGGCCACCCCCCTCACGTACGCCCGGCTCGCCCTGTGCGAGGCCGTCCGCCAGGTGCTGGCGAACGGCCTGTCGCTGCTCGGTGTCTCAGCTCCGGAACGGATGTAA